The Deltaproteobacteria bacterium genome window below encodes:
- the acpS gene encoding holo-ACP synthase, with product MIHGIGIDAVEVPRFKRAMEKWGERLTSRLFTGSELAYSLRLRRPERHLAARFAAKVSFFKALGKPVPWRDVEVVRASSGAPALSVKGLSEGMRVSVSISHDGDLSIAETIIERDS from the coding sequence ATGATCCACGGGATAGGCATAGACGCGGTTGAGGTCCCCAGGTTCAAGCGGGCAATGGAGAAGTGGGGCGAAAGGCTTACCTCAAGGCTCTTTACCGGGTCGGAGCTCGCGTATTCGCTTCGCCTGAGGAGGCCTGAGCGCCACCTTGCCGCGCGGTTCGCAGCGAAGGTGAGCTTTTTCAAGGCCCTCGGAAAACCTGTGCCGTGGAGGGACGTGGAGGTAGTAAGGGCCTCATCCGGCGCGCCCGCCCTTAGCGTAAAGGGGCTGTCGGAAGGCATGAGAGTCAGCGTTTCCATATCGCACGACGGGGACCTGAGTATCGCGGAGACCATAATCGAGAGGGACTCTTGA
- a CDS encoding pyridoxine 5'-phosphate synthase: MSKLSVNVDHVATIRQARLGSEPDPVAAAMMAELAGADGITVHLREDRRHIQDRDLRVLRKTVKTELNLEMAATREMLDMALEVKPELVTLVPEKRKELTTEGGLDLKANAEHLKKFVGQLRDGGIRVNLFIDPSPEAVKASARIGSDGVELHTGTYAEAKGEEARQNELKRIHDSAVLSRKLGLKTHAGHGLDYLNIGGVAAMREIDGFAIGFSIISRAVYTGIGEAVREMKRLIIESRPR, from the coding sequence ATGTCGAAGCTTTCTGTGAACGTTGACCATGTGGCTACAATAAGGCAGGCGCGGCTCGGAAGCGAGCCGGACCCTGTCGCCGCGGCGATGATGGCGGAGCTCGCCGGCGCGGACGGCATAACCGTCCACCTCCGGGAGGACAGGAGGCACATACAGGACAGGGACCTCAGGGTCTTGAGGAAGACCGTTAAGACCGAGCTTAACCTCGAGATGGCCGCAACGAGGGAGATGCTCGACATGGCCCTTGAGGTGAAGCCCGAGCTTGTGACGCTCGTCCCGGAGAAGAGGAAGGAGCTCACGACCGAGGGTGGGCTCGACCTGAAGGCCAATGCCGAGCACCTTAAGAAGTTCGTGGGGCAGCTCCGGGACGGCGGCATACGTGTTAACCTCTTCATAGACCCCTCACCGGAGGCCGTTAAGGCATCTGCCAGGATCGGCTCCGACGGGGTCGAGCTCCACACGGGCACATACGCCGAAGCAAAGGGAGAAGAAGCAAGGCAAAATGAACTCAAGAGGATACACGACTCGGCGGTGCTGTCGAGAAAACTCGGGCTTAAGACGCACGCCGGCCACGGCCTCGATTACCTGAACATAGGGGGTGTCGCGGCCATGAGGGAAATAGACGGGTTTGCGATAGGTTTCAGCATTATCTCCCGCGCGGTATATACGGGCATCGGCGAGGCGGTCCGCGAGATGAAGCGTCTCATAATCGAATCGAGGCCCAGGTAG
- the glmM gene encoding phosphoglucosamine mutase encodes MQARKRLFGTDGVRGVANIEPMTAEMALQLGRAIAYIFKQEARRHRIVVGKDTRLSGYMLEGAMMAGICSMGVDALMVGPLPTPGIAFLTSSMRADAGVVISASHNQYQDNGIKFFSRSGLKLPDEMELKIEEFIFENQDPSHRPTASEVGKAYRVDDAIGRYVVFAKNTFPRELTLDGLKIAVDCANGAAYKVAPAVFYELGAEVIPLGVKPDGENINRDCGALHPERLAAAVRESGAHAGFALDGDGDRCIMVDEKGNILDGDHMLAVSATAMLREGSLKGNTVVATIMSNSGLEEAIERAGGKVVRTSVGDRYVVEEMLKRGYNLGGEQSGHIIYLDHTTTGDGVISALQVLKRIAGEGKPLSELASVMKTYPQILLNVRIREKKDLGSIPAVTKALKAVEEKLRNRGRAFIRYSGTEPLARITIEGEKEDEISVMANELAELLKKEIG; translated from the coding sequence ATGCAGGCCAGGAAGAGGCTCTTCGGCACCGACGGCGTAAGGGGTGTGGCGAACATCGAGCCAATGACCGCCGAGATGGCCCTGCAGCTCGGCAGGGCCATCGCCTACATATTCAAGCAGGAGGCGAGGCGCCACAGGATAGTGGTCGGGAAGGACACGAGGCTCTCGGGCTACATGCTCGAGGGCGCTATGATGGCGGGCATCTGCTCCATGGGGGTGGACGCGCTCATGGTGGGGCCGCTCCCGACACCGGGCATAGCCTTCCTCACCTCCAGCATGAGGGCGGACGCGGGTGTCGTCATCTCGGCCTCCCACAACCAGTACCAGGATAACGGCATAAAGTTCTTCTCAAGGAGCGGCCTTAAGCTCCCCGACGAGATGGAACTCAAGATTGAGGAGTTCATCTTCGAGAACCAGGACCCGAGCCACCGCCCGACAGCGAGCGAGGTCGGCAAGGCCTACAGGGTGGACGACGCGATAGGCCGTTACGTAGTATTCGCCAAGAACACCTTTCCAAGGGAGCTTACGCTCGACGGCCTGAAGATCGCCGTGGACTGCGCGAACGGGGCGGCGTACAAGGTGGCCCCGGCGGTCTTCTACGAGCTCGGGGCCGAGGTCATACCCCTTGGCGTCAAGCCCGACGGCGAGAACATAAACCGCGACTGCGGGGCGCTTCACCCGGAGAGGCTCGCGGCCGCGGTGAGGGAGTCGGGGGCGCACGCGGGATTCGCGCTCGACGGCGACGGCGACAGGTGCATCATGGTCGACGAGAAGGGCAATATCCTCGACGGCGACCACATGCTCGCGGTCTCGGCCACAGCGATGCTCAGGGAGGGCTCTCTCAAGGGCAATACCGTCGTAGCCACGATAATGAGCAACTCGGGGCTCGAGGAGGCGATAGAGCGGGCCGGAGGCAAGGTTGTAAGGACCTCGGTCGGCGACAGGTACGTGGTCGAGGAGATGCTAAAGCGCGGCTACAACCTCGGCGGCGAGCAGTCCGGGCATATCATCTACCTCGACCACACCACGACCGGAGACGGGGTCATATCGGCCCTGCAGGTGCTTAAGAGGATCGCGGGGGAAGGAAAACCCCTCTCGGAGCTCGCCTCGGTCATGAAGACCTACCCGCAGATACTCCTCAACGTAAGGATAAGGGAGAAAAAGGACCTGGGCTCCATACCCGCGGTCACTAAGGCATTGAAGGCCGTGGAGGAGAAGCTCAGGAACAGGGGCCGGGCCTTCATACGCTACTCCGGGACCGAGCCGCTCGCGAGGATAACGATAGAGGGCGAGAAAGAGGACGAGATCTCGGTTATGGCCAATGAGCTTGCGGAGCTGCTTAAAAAAGAGATAGGCTGA
- the cdaA gene encoding diadenylate cyclase CdaA, whose amino-acid sequence MLNLIENIFGLNAVVAVLDILIVAFVLYWLMLMFKGTRAERMLWGLGIIVTVYFVSQRFELLTLHWILSNFLGSIVIFIIVVFQQDIRRALVHMGKPFSTRDAMTSDGALEEVVKTVSSMSESRTGGIIVLERSIDLSDFVGEGAGVEIDAKVSKELVLSIFNPTSPIHDGAVIIRKGRVLRAGCILPLTNKELSKSMGTRHRAAIGLAEETDAAIIVVSEETGEVTLAVEDGLFVGLGAEKLLDDLRKLFAAGFADSEAIFPWRTGAK is encoded by the coding sequence ATGCTGAACCTGATTGAGAATATATTCGGCTTAAACGCCGTGGTGGCCGTGCTCGATATCCTCATCGTGGCCTTCGTCCTCTACTGGCTCATGCTCATGTTCAAGGGCACCAGGGCGGAGAGGATGCTATGGGGGCTCGGGATAATCGTTACGGTGTATTTCGTCTCCCAGAGGTTCGAGCTCCTTACGCTCCACTGGATACTCTCCAACTTTCTCGGGTCGATAGTCATATTCATAATTGTCGTATTCCAGCAGGACATAAGGCGGGCGCTCGTCCACATGGGCAAGCCCTTCAGCACCAGGGACGCCATGACCTCGGACGGCGCCCTGGAAGAGGTGGTCAAGACCGTCTCCAGCATGTCGGAGTCGAGGACCGGCGGCATCATAGTCCTCGAGCGCTCGATAGATCTTTCCGACTTCGTCGGCGAGGGGGCCGGGGTCGAGATAGACGCGAAGGTCTCGAAGGAACTCGTCCTCTCGATATTCAACCCGACCTCCCCCATACACGACGGCGCGGTAATAATACGGAAGGGAAGGGTGCTCCGGGCCGGGTGCATACTGCCGCTTACCAATAAGGAGCTCTCGAAGTCCATGGGCACGAGGCACAGGGCCGCGATAGGCCTTGCCGAGGAGACGGACGCGGCCATAATAGTCGTCTCCGAGGAAACCGGTGAGGTGACGCTCGCGGTCGAGGACGGCCTTTTCGTGGGCCTCGGGGCCGAGAAGCTCCTCGACGACCTGAGAAAGCTATTTGCCGCAGGATTTGCCGACAGCGAGGCCATATTCCCATGGAGGACCGGGGCGAAATGA
- the folP gene encoding dihydropteroate synthase, translated as MERIGVDPAGVRIMAPKHFHYNLKIEGLTPAEANILKQDALSIGGEAAVACGTVSSSVERTDAIVSGTMRQFTELIGKLGCQPFGLPEVAGSLRRAIENRDLKTWSVRGRKRSFEVGPRTVIMGILNVTPDSFSDGGRFLDFDAAVRRGLEMLKDGADWIDVGGESTRPGAEPVDPATEAARVVPVIKALSKEGAVVSVDTTKAEVARAALEAGASIVNDISAMSFDEKMAAVVAESGAPVVLMHTRGTPRTMQLDTSYEDLMGEVYGWLHSRVEHAVSKGIDPESIIIDPGIGFGKSAEGNMEILRRLRELKSLGRPVLVGLSRKSFLGKFSAGKGAGERLPATLAALAASVLNGASILRVHDVKEAREASALADELARC; from the coding sequence ATGGAGCGGATCGGAGTCGACCCCGCCGGGGTACGCATAATGGCCCCGAAGCATTTCCATTACAATCTGAAGATAGAAGGGCTCACCCCGGCAGAGGCGAATATCCTTAAGCAGGACGCCCTTTCCATCGGGGGCGAGGCCGCGGTGGCGTGTGGCACTGTCTCTTCGTCTGTCGAGCGGACCGACGCCATCGTCTCCGGCACCATGAGGCAGTTTACCGAACTCATAGGCAAGCTCGGGTGCCAGCCTTTCGGCCTTCCGGAGGTAGCGGGCTCGCTCCGGAGGGCCATAGAGAACAGGGACCTCAAAACCTGGTCAGTCCGGGGCCGGAAACGGAGCTTCGAGGTCGGCCCCCGCACCGTGATAATGGGGATATTGAACGTTACTCCGGATTCCTTCTCGGACGGAGGGAGGTTCCTGGACTTCGACGCCGCGGTCCGGAGGGGGCTTGAGATGCTCAAGGATGGCGCGGACTGGATAGACGTAGGCGGCGAGTCCACAAGGCCCGGGGCCGAGCCGGTCGATCCGGCTACTGAGGCCGCTCGGGTCGTTCCTGTCATAAAGGCCCTCTCAAAAGAGGGGGCGGTCGTGTCGGTTGACACGACCAAGGCGGAGGTCGCCAGGGCGGCCCTTGAGGCAGGGGCCTCCATTGTTAACGATATTAGCGCCATGTCTTTTGACGAGAAGATGGCGGCAGTGGTCGCGGAAAGCGGGGCCCCGGTCGTCCTCATGCACACGAGGGGCACGCCCAGGACCATGCAGCTCGACACCTCATATGAGGACCTCATGGGAGAGGTCTACGGCTGGCTTCATTCGAGGGTCGAGCACGCCGTATCGAAGGGGATAGACCCTGAGAGCATTATCATAGATCCTGGAATAGGTTTCGGGAAGTCCGCCGAGGGCAATATGGAGATATTGAGAAGGCTCAGGGAACTGAAGTCGCTGGGCAGGCCCGTTCTCGTCGGCCTTTCCAGGAAGTCCTTCCTCGGGAAGTTCTCAGCCGGGAAGGGAGCAGGCGAGAGGCTGCCGGCGACACTGGCAGCGCTTGCGGCTTCGGTCCTGAACGGCGCCTCGATACTCAGGGTCCATGACGTAAAGGAGGCCAGGGAGGCTTCCGCACTTGCGGACGAGTTGGCTCGATGCTGA
- the ftsH gene encoding ATP-dependent zinc metalloprotease FtsH yields MNQLYKNIAMWLIIIATVVLMFNLISYKQPSSDKVVFSDFIQEVESGNVVEVTIQGNDISGKYKDGKTFQTFSPQYPDLIAKLRSSGVKIAAEPVVDSPSWGTIFVSWFPMILLIGVWIFFMRQMQSGGGKAMSFGKSKAKLLSETQHRVTFKDVAGIEEAKEEVEEIIDFLKDPKKFTRLGGRIPKGVLLVGQPGTGKTLLAKAIAGEAGVPFFSISGSDFVEMFVGVGASRVRDLFVQGKKNAPCIIFIDEIDAVGRHRGAGLGGGHDEREQTLNQLLVEMDGFESNEGVIIIAATNRPDVLDPALLRPGRFDRNVVVPKPDLKGREEILRVHTSKTPLAADVDMEIIARGTPGFSGADLSNLVNEAALLAARRGKDKLEKTEFDDAKDKLLMGTERRSMIISDAEKRNTAYHEAGHTLVARLIPGTDPIHKVSIIPRGMALGLTQQLPIDERHTYSKEFLQNNISVLMGGRAAEELVLNHMTTGAGNDIERATEIARKMVCEWGMSEKLGPLTFGKKEEHIFLGKEMAQRRDFSEETAEEIDTEIKKVVLENYTRARKLIESHMGALHRLAKALLEKEVLDAPEIDRLISSGGEDDPGEGTPPEARPESLKPEDAARLGVVLK; encoded by the coding sequence ATGAACCAGCTATATAAGAACATAGCCATGTGGCTCATCATCATAGCCACGGTCGTGCTCATGTTCAATCTTATAAGCTATAAGCAGCCCTCCTCGGACAAGGTCGTATTCAGCGATTTCATCCAGGAAGTCGAGTCCGGAAACGTCGTCGAGGTCACAATCCAGGGGAACGACATAAGCGGGAAGTACAAGGACGGGAAGACATTTCAGACCTTCTCCCCGCAATACCCGGACCTTATAGCCAAGCTCCGCTCAAGCGGCGTCAAGATCGCCGCCGAGCCGGTCGTCGACAGCCCCTCCTGGGGCACGATATTCGTCTCCTGGTTCCCGATGATACTCCTTATCGGCGTGTGGATATTCTTCATGCGCCAGATGCAGAGCGGCGGCGGAAAGGCCATGAGCTTCGGCAAATCCAAGGCCAAGCTCCTGAGCGAAACGCAGCACAGGGTAACGTTCAAGGACGTGGCCGGCATAGAGGAGGCCAAGGAGGAGGTCGAGGAGATAATCGATTTTCTCAAGGACCCGAAGAAGTTCACGCGCCTCGGCGGCCGCATCCCCAAGGGAGTCCTCCTTGTGGGGCAGCCGGGCACCGGAAAGACCCTTCTCGCCAAGGCCATAGCCGGTGAAGCGGGAGTGCCGTTCTTCTCTATATCCGGCAGCGACTTCGTCGAGATGTTCGTGGGCGTGGGCGCATCGCGCGTCCGCGACCTCTTTGTCCAGGGCAAGAAGAACGCGCCCTGCATAATATTCATAGACGAGATAGACGCGGTCGGGCGCCACAGGGGCGCGGGCCTCGGCGGCGGCCACGACGAGAGGGAGCAGACCCTTAACCAGCTCCTCGTCGAGATGGACGGCTTCGAGTCCAACGAGGGCGTAATCATAATAGCGGCGACCAACAGGCCCGACGTGCTCGACCCGGCCCTCCTCCGTCCCGGCAGGTTCGACAGGAACGTCGTCGTGCCCAAGCCCGACCTTAAGGGCAGGGAGGAGATACTCCGGGTCCACACCTCCAAGACACCGCTCGCCGCCGACGTGGACATGGAGATAATAGCGAGGGGCACCCCGGGGTTCTCCGGCGCGGACCTCTCGAACCTCGTAAACGAGGCGGCCCTGCTGGCGGCGAGGAGAGGGAAGGACAAGCTCGAAAAGACCGAGTTCGACGACGCGAAGGACAAGCTCCTCATGGGAACCGAGAGGAGGAGCATGATAATCAGCGACGCCGAGAAGAGGAATACCGCCTACCACGAGGCGGGGCATACGCTGGTTGCGCGCCTCATCCCCGGCACAGACCCCATACACAAGGTCTCGATAATACCGAGGGGCATGGCGCTGGGCCTCACCCAGCAGCTCCCCATAGACGAGAGGCACACCTACAGCAAGGAGTTCCTGCAGAACAACATCTCCGTCCTCATGGGCGGCAGGGCCGCCGAGGAGCTTGTGCTTAACCACATGACTACCGGCGCCGGCAACGACATCGAGAGGGCTACCGAGATAGCGCGTAAGATGGTCTGCGAATGGGGCATGAGCGAGAAGCTCGGCCCCCTTACCTTCGGCAAGAAGGAGGAGCATATCTTCCTCGGCAAGGAAATGGCCCAGAGAAGGGACTTCAGCGAGGAGACCGCCGAGGAGATAGACACTGAGATAAAGAAGGTGGTCCTTGAGAACTACACCAGGGCCAGGAAGCTCATAGAGTCGCACATGGGAGCGCTCCACAGGCTCGCCAAGGCCCTCCTCGAAAAAGAGGTACTGGACGCCCCGGAGATAGACAGGCTCATCTCCTCGGGCGGCGAGGACGACCCCGGAGAGGGGACTCCTCCCGAGGCCAGGCCCGAATCGCTCAAGCCCGAGGACGCGGCCAGGCTCGGTGTCGTCCTGAAATAG
- a CDS encoding YihY/virulence factor BrkB family protein: protein MRELISVAREGIRIFMRTGGSTNAAAISFYAFFSLIPVMFLVTAGVGFVLGARPELQERVIGMVSESLPYLSDTIISELEELSENWRTFGWIGILSLVLAAEFVMSAMVRALTSIFGTEKSFGMLRTRLIGLFMILLAILAALSSIAVTALSYTIQELNTGIHGVQFIFNLITLLVFGLVLPFFLVAGIIAVVFRVLAGANLDFRHAFFGSMVFALLWEAAKQLFALYVANFQSYNKFYGSIGALMILLMWIYYSASLFLLSASVARAAYLASESRRALRR from the coding sequence ATGAGGGAACTGATATCCGTCGCCCGTGAGGGGATAAGGATATTCATGCGGACAGGCGGTTCCACGAACGCCGCGGCCATTTCCTTCTACGCCTTCTTTTCGCTCATACCTGTCATGTTCCTCGTGACCGCCGGGGTCGGTTTCGTTCTCGGCGCAAGGCCCGAGCTCCAGGAGAGGGTCATAGGCATGGTGAGCGAGAGCCTTCCATACCTGAGCGACACGATAATCAGCGAGCTCGAGGAGCTTTCGGAGAACTGGAGGACCTTCGGCTGGATAGGCATCCTGTCGCTCGTCCTTGCCGCCGAGTTCGTGATGAGCGCGATGGTCCGGGCGCTTACCTCGATATTCGGCACGGAGAAGAGCTTCGGGATGCTACGCACAAGGCTCATAGGCCTCTTTATGATACTCCTCGCGATACTGGCCGCCCTTTCCTCCATAGCCGTGACCGCCCTGTCGTACACCATCCAGGAACTCAATACCGGAATACATGGAGTCCAGTTCATTTTTAATCTTATTACTCTCCTGGTCTTCGGGCTCGTCCTGCCATTTTTTCTGGTGGCTGGCATAATAGCAGTGGTCTTCAGGGTGCTTGCAGGCGCCAACCTGGATTTCAGGCACGCCTTTTTCGGCAGCATGGTCTTTGCACTCCTCTGGGAGGCTGCAAAGCAGCTCTTCGCCCTTTATGTTGCGAATTTCCAGAGCTATAATAAGTTCTACGGCTCAATAGGCGCGCTCATGATACTCCTTATGTGGATATACTACTCCGCGAGCCTGTTCCTTCTCTCGGCATCTGTTGCCAGGGCCGCATACCTTGCCTCGGAGTCCAGGCGGGCGCTACGGCGCTGA
- the der gene encoding ribosome biogenesis GTPase Der, translating to MKPVVAIVGRPNVGKSTLFNRLLGRKRAIVHDMPGVTRDLNFADMEEGGRQFTLVDTGGFESVTEDVVLAQVREQARLAVEDADLIVFVMDGRAGPAPDDIELVGMLRKSGKPVVYAVNKIDTPRYEALAMEFYTLGIGEVLAISAEHGTGINELLDAVLESLPEKAPAPEDEERVRVAIVGRPNVGKSSLLNRITGRPRAIVSAVAGTTRDPVDMPVDIDGRKYLFVDTAGIRRKSKVSMTVETYSVMEAIRSIERCDVAILVVDGKDGITSQDEKIAGLIEDRKKCCIVLVNKWDLVEKDTRTADYATDTVRKKLPFISYAPVIFVSALTGQRVPRILETVDALVEKSRRQVATSALNSALESVVSRYGPHAFRGKEVKFYYATQVGTAPPAFIIFTNHPEGVEDSYQRYLASGLRETLGLEEVPLRLVFRERH from the coding sequence ATGAAACCGGTCGTAGCTATCGTCGGCAGGCCCAACGTGGGGAAGTCGACCCTTTTTAACAGGCTTCTCGGGAGAAAACGTGCCATCGTGCATGACATGCCCGGAGTCACGAGAGACCTGAATTTCGCGGACATGGAGGAGGGAGGCCGCCAGTTCACGCTCGTGGACACCGGCGGCTTCGAATCCGTAACCGAAGACGTCGTCCTTGCCCAGGTGCGGGAGCAGGCCCGGCTCGCCGTCGAGGACGCGGACCTTATCGTCTTTGTAATGGACGGCAGGGCCGGCCCGGCCCCGGACGATATTGAGCTTGTCGGGATGCTCAGGAAGTCAGGGAAACCTGTAGTATACGCCGTAAACAAGATAGATACGCCAAGGTACGAAGCCCTAGCGATGGAGTTTTACACACTCGGCATAGGCGAGGTGCTGGCAATATCGGCGGAGCACGGCACGGGAATAAACGAGCTCCTGGACGCGGTGCTCGAAAGTCTCCCGGAGAAGGCCCCGGCCCCTGAGGACGAGGAGAGGGTGAGGGTCGCGATAGTGGGGCGGCCCAACGTCGGAAAGTCCTCGCTCCTTAACCGGATAACCGGGAGGCCAAGGGCCATAGTGAGCGCGGTCGCCGGAACGACCAGGGACCCCGTTGACATGCCCGTCGACATCGACGGCAGGAAATACCTCTTCGTTGATACCGCGGGAATCAGGAGGAAGAGCAAGGTCAGCATGACCGTCGAGACATACTCGGTCATGGAGGCCATAAGGTCTATAGAGCGGTGCGACGTGGCTATTCTCGTTGTCGACGGCAAGGATGGCATAACCTCGCAGGACGAGAAGATAGCGGGCCTCATCGAGGACAGGAAAAAGTGCTGCATAGTGCTCGTAAACAAGTGGGACCTGGTCGAGAAGGACACCCGGACCGCGGATTACGCGACAGATACGGTAAGGAAAAAGCTCCCGTTTATCTCCTATGCGCCTGTAATATTCGTCTCGGCCCTTACAGGCCAGAGAGTGCCGAGGATACTCGAGACGGTGGACGCGCTTGTCGAGAAATCAAGGCGGCAGGTGGCGACCTCGGCCCTCAATAGCGCCCTCGAGTCGGTGGTCTCAAGGTACGGCCCCCACGCCTTCAGGGGCAAGGAAGTGAAGTTCTACTACGCCACCCAGGTCGGCACCGCGCCGCCGGCCTTCATAATATTCACCAACCACCCGGAGGGGGTCGAGGACTCCTATCAGAGGTATCTGGCATCCGGGCTCCGGGAAACACTCGGCCTCGAGGAGGTCCCATTGAGGCTCGTCTTCAGGGAAAGACATTGA
- the era gene encoding GTPase Era produces the protein MSFRSGFVSIIGRPNAGKSTLLNSVLGEKISIVSPKPQTTRNVVRGIKNLEDCQMVFIDTPGIHKGKGLLNERMVREAVASLKDVDAVVLLIEADRPVTDEDRHIINSLKGLKCPVLLGVNKVDKIDKRQILPLIDEYSKIYAFKEVIPLSALKGEGMELLVSTLSALMPEGPKYFPDDVLTDVPERFIVAEIVREKVFLFAREEIPYSVAVVVDKFVEKKGLISITATINVERESQKGIIIGKGGAMLKKIGISAREEIEKLLGSKVFLELFVRVQKEWTKKPGALKEFGY, from the coding sequence ATGTCATTCAGATCAGGTTTCGTTTCCATAATAGGCAGGCCCAACGCGGGTAAGTCCACGCTCTTGAATAGCGTCCTCGGCGAGAAGATATCCATCGTCTCGCCCAAGCCGCAGACGACTCGGAACGTCGTAAGGGGCATCAAGAACCTCGAAGACTGCCAGATGGTATTCATAGACACGCCCGGCATACACAAGGGCAAGGGCCTTCTTAACGAACGGATGGTCAGGGAGGCGGTCGCGTCGTTAAAGGACGTAGACGCGGTGGTCCTTCTTATCGAGGCGGACAGGCCCGTTACGGACGAGGACAGGCACATAATCAACTCGCTAAAGGGCCTCAAGTGCCCGGTCTTATTGGGCGTAAACAAAGTTGATAAGATCGACAAGCGGCAGATACTCCCGCTTATCGACGAATACTCGAAGATATACGCCTTCAAGGAAGTGATACCCCTTTCCGCGCTAAAGGGAGAGGGGATGGAGCTGCTTGTAAGCACGCTCTCCGCCCTCATGCCCGAGGGGCCCAAATACTTCCCGGACGACGTACTTACCGACGTGCCCGAGAGGTTCATAGTCGCGGAGATAGTGAGAGAGAAGGTCTTCCTCTTCGCGCGCGAGGAGATACCGTACTCGGTCGCCGTGGTCGTGGACAAGTTCGTCGAAAAGAAGGGGCTCATATCCATAACCGCCACCATAAACGTCGAGAGGGAGTCCCAGAAGGGCATAATCATCGGAAAGGGCGGGGCCATGCTCAAGAAAATAGGCATATCCGCGCGCGAGGAGATAGAGAAGCTTCTCGGCTCCAAGGTCTTTCTGGAGCTATTCGTCCGCGTCCAGAAGGAGTGGACAAAGAAGCCGGGTGCGCTGAAAGAGTTCGGCTACTGA
- a CDS encoding YchF/TatD family DNA exonuclease, giving the protein MEKPYLIDSHAHLDDPRFADDLDEVITRAKEAGLKTIITVGCWSKKDGFVKPIELASKYDLLYLALGVHPHDTKDAAGKAPWDEIRKLALGEGAAIKKLVAIGETGLDYYYDHSPKKVQKDAFVKQIRLARELNLPLIIHTRDAESDTLDILRSEGAGETGGVFHCFSGTKETAKAALDMGFHLSFTGVVTFSKADALREVVKAVPIEKMLIETDCPYLAPEPYRGRRNEPSFVLETAREIAAVKGLSFDDVARITSLNAEDLFGLRGATDKARIAYPIRKSLYLNITNRCSNHCTFCAKFKSYTVKGHYLRLREEPTFAEIISAIGPDPEEKYDEIVFCGFGEPLIRLDIVKEVGMYLKRRGCRIRIDTDGLANLVHGRNVLPELKFVDCVSVSLNAPDSKTYQKLVKTPFKDDAYPAILFFLREAKKHISKVVASVVAVPGLDIEACRKVAEDEIGVKFRVREYNTVG; this is encoded by the coding sequence ATGGAAAAACCATATCTGATCGACAGCCACGCCCACCTCGACGACCCCAGGTTCGCAGACGACCTCGATGAGGTCATAACCAGGGCAAAAGAGGCGGGGCTCAAGACCATAATCACTGTAGGGTGCTGGAGCAAGAAGGACGGCTTCGTAAAGCCGATTGAGCTTGCCTCGAAGTACGACCTTCTCTATCTTGCGCTCGGGGTGCACCCGCACGACACCAAGGACGCGGCCGGCAAGGCCCCCTGGGACGAGATACGGAAGCTCGCTCTCGGAGAGGGCGCCGCAATAAAAAAGCTCGTGGCAATAGGCGAGACCGGGCTCGACTATTATTACGACCACTCGCCCAAGAAGGTTCAGAAGGACGCTTTCGTAAAGCAGATAAGGCTTGCGAGGGAATTGAACCTCCCTCTCATCATACACACGAGGGACGCGGAGAGCGACACCCTCGATATACTCCGCTCAGAGGGGGCGGGCGAGACAGGCGGGGTCTTCCATTGCTTCTCGGGCACGAAAGAGACCGCCAAGGCCGCCCTGGACATGGGCTTCCATCTTTCATTTACGGGGGTCGTCACCTTCTCGAAGGCAGACGCTCTTCGCGAGGTAGTGAAGGCCGTGCCAATAGAGAAGATGCTCATCGAGACCGACTGTCCCTATCTCGCGCCCGAGCCTTACAGGGGCCGGAGGAACGAGCCCTCGTTCGTGCTTGAGACGGCGAGGGAGATAGCGGCCGTAAAAGGCTTGAGCTTCGACGACGTGGCCAGGATAACGAGCCTCAACGCGGAAGACCTCTTCGGTCTCCGGGGCGCAACCGACAAGGCCCGGATAGCCTATCCCATAAGGAAATCCCTTTACCTCAACATAACCAACAGGTGCTCGAACCACTGCACCTTCTGCGCCAAGTTCAAGTCCTACACCGTGAAAGGGCATTACCTGAGGCTACGCGAGGAGCCGACCTTTGCCGAGATAATCTCCGCCATAGGCCCGGACCCGGAGGAGAAGTACGACGAGATAGTCTTCTGCGGCTTCGGGGAGCCGCTAATAAGGCTCGATATAGTTAAAGAGGTCGGGATGTACCTTAAGCGGAGGGGCTGCAGGATTCGGATAGACACGGACGGCCTGGCGAACCTCGTCCACGGAAGGAACGTGCTGCCGGAACTTAAGTTCGTGGACTGCGTCTCCGTGAGCCTAAACGCCCCGGACTCGAAGACCTATCAGAAGCTCGTGAAAACGCCTTTCAAGGACGACGCCTACCCGGCCATACTCTTCTTTCTCAGGGAGGCCAAGAAGCACATATCGAAGGTCGTGGCGAGCGTCGTCGCAGTGCCCGGCCTCGATATCGAGGCGTGCCGGAAAGTAGCGGAAGACGAGATAGGGGTGAAGTTCAGGGTAAGGGAATATAATACGGTAGGGTGA